One Ferrimicrobium acidiphilum DSM 19497 DNA window includes the following coding sequences:
- a CDS encoding septum formation family protein — protein sequence MGVRGVKTSRWRSRLAVVICCTIFAVLTSGCGLTSSNQSQAVSVFKLAVGDCLVPPTKIQADLTSITVVSCNLAHTQQVFGIAKLSGSSSSYPTTQTLDAQANGLCLDKFAQFVGIPYQKSKLFFTYMLPSVGSWSAGDRSVVCVLESVTGPLHRSAKGSKL from the coding sequence ATGGGTGTCAGGGGAGTTAAAACTTCGAGGTGGCGGTCTCGTCTGGCCGTGGTAATTTGCTGTACTATCTTCGCCGTATTGACCTCCGGCTGTGGGCTCACGTCCTCCAACCAGTCGCAGGCGGTTTCGGTCTTTAAGCTCGCCGTTGGTGATTGTCTGGTCCCCCCGACCAAGATCCAGGCCGATCTCACCTCGATCACCGTGGTTAGCTGTAATCTGGCGCACACTCAGCAGGTCTTTGGTATTGCCAAACTCTCTGGCTCCTCTTCGAGCTATCCGACCACACAGACTCTAGATGCGCAGGCAAACGGTCTGTGCTTGGATAAGTTCGCACAGTTTGTTGGCATTCCTTATCAGAAGTCGAAGCTGTTCTTCACCTATATGCTCCCGTCAGTCGGCAGTTGGTCGGCGGGTGACAGATCTGTCGTCTGTGTTCTCGAGTCGGTAACCGGTCCTTTGCATCGATCTGCTAAGGGTTCGAAGCTCTAG